The Rhodobacter sp. CZR27 genome includes a window with the following:
- a CDS encoding DUF6127 family protein produces MTPPRSEGFVRMPDAEFEAILTRAAEEGAKRALADVGLDGAEAALDIRDLRSLVDCIRLVRRTAMQTAVRMITTGVMLALLAGIAIKLKIFGSGP; encoded by the coding sequence ATGACACCACCCCGATCCGAGGGCTTCGTGCGCATGCCCGACGCCGAGTTCGAGGCGATCCTGACCCGGGCGGCCGAGGAAGGCGCGAAGCGTGCGCTCGCCGATGTCGGCCTCGACGGCGCCGAGGCCGCGCTCGACATCCGCGATCTGCGCTCCCTGGTCGACTGCATCCGGCTGGTGCGGCGCACCGCAATGCAGACCGCCGTTCGCATGATCACCACCGGCGTCATGCTGGCGCTGCTCGCGGGCATCGCCATCAAGCTCAAGATCTTCGGCAGCGGCCCGTAG
- a CDS encoding NlpC/P60 family protein, with amino-acid sequence MTSADPTRVIAIARSWLGTPYHDQASLRGIGCDCLGLARGVWRDVVGPEPFPIPPYSRDWGETGPREVLAEGARRMMIDVAPAAAGPGALVLFRMRPRAIAKHVGILTEPGSFLHAHERLGVIEEPLTPTWRRRIAFALLFPQR; translated from the coding sequence GTGACCTCCGCCGACCCCACGCGTGTCATCGCCATCGCGCGGTCCTGGCTCGGCACGCCGTACCACGACCAGGCAAGCCTGCGCGGTATCGGCTGTGACTGCCTCGGGCTGGCCCGCGGCGTCTGGCGTGATGTCGTCGGCCCCGAGCCATTCCCGATCCCGCCCTACAGCCGGGACTGGGGCGAGACCGGACCGCGCGAGGTTCTGGCCGAGGGCGCGCGGCGGATGATGATCGACGTGGCGCCCGCTGCGGCCGGGCCGGGCGCGCTGGTCCTTTTCCGCATGAGGCCCCGCGCCATCGCCAAGCATGTCGGGATCCTGACCGAGCCTGGCTCCTTCCTCCACGCCCATGAGCGGCTGGGCGTGATCGAGGAACCGCTCACCCCAACCTGGCGACGGCGCATCGCCTTCGCCTTGCTGTTTCCGCAACGCTGA
- a CDS encoding PD-(D/E)XK motif protein — protein sequence MTDGTRAGIGWERLRQESGAQASDLGVPSLVLDASAGAGPARLAIGAEREARLLVPLAAGERFPMVHDTHGLELRDSVLLLQGQPVRFIDVACRGERLEAVFEKLVDEIVRRLRGGAAPANALEDAITDFRNLLSGANRERPSIETALGLIGELIILNRLLLVDPDAWQLWTGPAGGRHDFRGGDRAIEVKTSLRAQSRIVEVSAIDQLAAPPGGHLLLAHCVLEYDGAGPLSVVGEATHACTIASDPAAVADRLALLGYDQAQADEWSSFRFSLFSQELYSVTDGFPRLTPASFAEGELPVGVSHFRYRVNLDFASEFRVRPAEADNALQEIVSCLSP from the coding sequence ATGACGGACGGAACCCGTGCGGGCATCGGCTGGGAACGCCTGCGGCAGGAGTCAGGTGCGCAGGCGAGTGATCTGGGCGTGCCCTCCCTGGTGCTTGACGCCTCGGCTGGCGCTGGCCCCGCCCGCCTCGCGATAGGAGCTGAGCGCGAAGCGCGGCTTCTTGTCCCGCTCGCAGCCGGTGAGCGGTTCCCGATGGTCCACGATACGCACGGTCTTGAACTCAGGGACAGCGTGCTTCTGCTGCAGGGACAGCCGGTCCGGTTCATCGATGTCGCCTGCCGCGGCGAGCGTCTCGAGGCCGTCTTCGAGAAGCTGGTCGATGAAATCGTTCGGCGCCTGAGGGGGGGCGCCGCGCCGGCGAACGCGCTCGAGGATGCAATCACCGACTTTCGCAATCTCCTCTCGGGCGCTAACCGCGAGCGTCCTTCGATCGAAACCGCACTCGGGCTGATTGGCGAGCTCATCATCCTGAACCGGCTACTTCTTGTTGATCCCGACGCCTGGCAACTCTGGACCGGGCCGGCTGGCGGCCGTCACGACTTCCGTGGCGGTGACCGGGCAATCGAGGTCAAGACTTCGCTTCGTGCCCAGTCCCGGATCGTGGAGGTATCTGCAATTGACCAGCTGGCAGCGCCCCCCGGCGGACATCTGCTGCTCGCGCACTGCGTGCTCGAGTATGACGGGGCGGGGCCTCTTTCGGTTGTGGGTGAGGCGACGCATGCGTGCACGATCGCAAGCGATCCTGCCGCCGTGGCCGATCGGCTCGCCCTGCTCGGATACGATCAGGCCCAGGCCGATGAGTGGTCCTCGTTCAGGTTCTCCCTGTTCTCGCAGGAGCTCTATTCGGTGACCGACGGCTTTCCGCGGCTCACTCCCGCCTCGTTTGCGGAGGGAGAACTGCCGGTCGGGGTCAGCCACTTCCGCTACCGGGTGAATCTCGATTTTGCGTCGGAGTTTCGAGTCCGGCCCGCCGAGGCCGACAATGCGCTTCAGGAGATAGTGTCATGTCTAAGCCCCTGA
- a CDS encoding very short patch repair endonuclease: MTDIVDQQTRSRMMSGIRGKNTRPELALRRALHARGFRFRLHSGKVHGRPDLVLPKHRAVVFVHGCFWHRHEGCRYATVPATRPEFWRAKFDANTARDSAVRTRLLEDGWRVATVWECALRKPEQVEASTESLSIWLRTEELQIEIGDDNARRS; encoded by the coding sequence ATGACCGACATCGTGGACCAGCAGACCCGTTCCCGGATGATGTCGGGAATCAGGGGAAAGAACACCAGGCCCGAGCTGGCTCTCAGGCGCGCATTGCACGCGCGCGGGTTCCGCTTCCGGCTTCATTCCGGAAAGGTTCACGGTCGACCGGACCTTGTCCTTCCGAAGCACCGCGCCGTGGTCTTCGTGCACGGCTGCTTCTGGCACCGACACGAGGGGTGCCGCTACGCGACCGTACCGGCAACCCGGCCGGAGTTCTGGCGGGCGAAGTTCGATGCGAACACCGCTCGAGACAGCGCCGTTCGCACAAGACTCCTCGAAGACGGGTGGCGCGTGGCGACGGTATGGGAGTGCGCCCTGCGGAAGCCGGAACAGGTGGAAGCCTCTACGGAAAGCCTGTCGATCTGGCTGCGAACAGAAGAACTTCAGATCGAGATTGGCGACGACAACGCACGTCGATCCTGA
- the istB gene encoding IS21-like element helper ATPase IstB: MTAAAPHPVDVHALPAMLTALRLPSIQRHWPMLAERADAEGWPASRFLAALAEVELADRDARRIQRHLQQSELPGGKTLATLDFKALSGVTRARIEALAAGDWVETGANLIAIGNSGAGKSHVLCAIGHALVEAGKRVLYTPTTDIVQRLQAARRDLVLEAALAKLDKFDLIILDDITYAQKDQAESSVLFELIARRYETRSLAIAANQPFSAWNRVFPDQAMTVAAIDRLVHHATILEMNGESFRRRAAARRRSTEPVAAPTTSSDNIGVEATDNINDKQREISAD; the protein is encoded by the coding sequence ATGACCGCCGCTGCCCCGCACCCCGTCGATGTGCATGCGTTGCCCGCCATGCTCACGGCTCTGCGCCTGCCCAGCATCCAGCGCCACTGGCCGATGCTCGCCGAGCGTGCCGACGCCGAGGGCTGGCCCGCCTCGCGCTTCCTCGCAGCCCTGGCCGAGGTCGAGCTCGCCGATCGCGATGCCCGCCGCATCCAGCGCCATCTGCAGCAGTCCGAACTTCCCGGCGGCAAGACGCTGGCAACGCTTGACTTCAAGGCGCTGTCCGGCGTGACCCGGGCCCGCATCGAGGCGTTGGCCGCCGGGGATTGGGTTGAGACCGGCGCCAATCTCATCGCCATCGGCAACTCGGGCGCCGGCAAGAGCCACGTTCTCTGTGCCATCGGCCATGCCCTCGTCGAGGCCGGCAAGCGCGTCCTCTACACCCCCACCACCGACATCGTGCAGAGGCTGCAGGCCGCGCGCCGCGACCTCGTCCTTGAGGCCGCCCTCGCGAAGCTCGACAAATTCGACCTGATTATCCTCGACGACATCACCTACGCCCAGAAGGACCAGGCCGAGAGCTCGGTGCTCTTCGAGCTCATCGCCCGGCGCTACGAGACCAGAAGCCTCGCCATCGCCGCCAACCAGCCCTTCAGCGCCTGGAACCGCGTCTTCCCCGATCAGGCCATGACCGTCGCCGCCATCGACCGGCTGGTTCACCACGCGACCATCCTCGAGATGAACGGCGAGAGCTTCCGCCGACGCGCCGCCGCACGACGCCGATCCACGGAGCCTGTCGCTGCGCCGACAACCTCCAGCGACAACATCGGCGTCGAAGCCACCGACAACATCAACGACAAGCAGAGGGAGATCAGCGCCGACTAA
- a CDS encoding D-Ala-D-Ala carboxypeptidase family metallohydrolase: MTTTFHRHWRDVPESAWRWPNFSPAEIACRGTGKLLVNEPALDKLQALRDRLGKPLIVRSGYRSPEHNRAVGGATRSKHLDGAAFDIAMANQDPVAFEAAAREVGFLGFGFYPRSGFIHVDLGPARQWGERFPVRATAFAAETPPAREVLADSRTMKGGGAAGLATLGAAGVEVAQSVLAETQTAILPLVPYLDTLRWVFIAVALGGIAVTIYARLDDWKRGQR; this comes from the coding sequence ATGACGACGACCTTCCACCGCCATTGGCGTGATGTACCAGAGAGCGCGTGGCGCTGGCCGAACTTCAGCCCGGCCGAGATCGCCTGCCGGGGCACCGGCAAGCTGCTCGTCAACGAGCCCGCGCTCGACAAGCTGCAGGCGCTGCGCGATCGGCTGGGCAAGCCGCTGATCGTGCGTTCCGGCTATCGCAGCCCCGAGCATAACCGCGCGGTCGGTGGCGCCACGAGGTCGAAGCATCTGGACGGCGCCGCCTTCGATATCGCCATGGCCAACCAGGACCCGGTGGCGTTCGAGGCTGCGGCGCGCGAGGTCGGGTTCCTCGGCTTCGGGTTCTACCCGCGCTCGGGCTTCATCCATGTCGACCTTGGCCCCGCGCGCCAGTGGGGCGAGCGGTTCCCGGTCCGGGCTACCGCGTTTGCAGCGGAGACGCCCCCCGCACGCGAAGTGCTGGCCGACAGCCGCACCATGAAGGGTGGTGGCGCGGCAGGCTTGGCGACGCTGGGCGCTGCCGGGGTCGAGGTCGCGCAAAGCGTCTTGGCCGAGACCCAGACCGCCATCCTGCCGCTCGTGCCGTATCTCGACACATTGCGCTGGGTGTTCATCGCCGTGGCGCTCGGGGGCATCGCAGTCACGATCTACGCCCGTCTCGACGATTGGAAACGGGGGCAGCGATGA
- a CDS encoding DNA cytosine methyltransferase, producing the protein MPSTFGIVDLFAGPGGLGEGFASLVEDGHAPFRIGISVEKEASAHRTLTLRAFLREYRARYGVFPKEFIDFHAGLASEPDWSAVDAEAWQHSIDEARALELGTGAAATAIDGAIATLKAKYDDTILIGGPPCQAYSLVGRVRSRGKVGYVPEEDARHYLFREYIRVLDKLRPAAFAMENVKGMLSSTVESRLVFEMLMEDLSSLGTGHAHHYELRAVRVEDGKASLQEASQPSDFIVRSEAFGVPQRRHRVIIVGIRSDLAGRASDAQIAVSGRVRTVRDVIETMPTLRSGISRGLDDAAAWREEVLGAASMLAGISKGKDDQALREAFLSVSERVKENPPIVRAASRLPDGYGTSNDELLQWIERPELRAIAQHETRGHMASDLGRYLCAAVFGTVHGYSPKAADFPLVLSPDHRNWHSGVFNDRFRVQLADEASTTVTSHISKDGHYFIHPDPIQCRSLTVREAARLQTFPDDYLFLGNRTQQYVQVGNAVPPLLARQIAAVVHATLQKTSTQRTQTFVSAND; encoded by the coding sequence TTGCCTTCCACTTTCGGCATTGTCGATCTGTTCGCCGGCCCGGGCGGACTTGGCGAGGGGTTCGCTTCCCTCGTCGAGGACGGCCATGCGCCGTTCCGGATCGGCATTTCGGTCGAGAAGGAGGCGTCGGCCCATCGGACCCTGACGCTGCGTGCCTTTCTGCGCGAGTACCGTGCACGTTATGGCGTTTTCCCGAAAGAGTTCATCGATTTCCATGCCGGGCTGGCATCCGAACCGGACTGGTCAGCCGTCGATGCCGAAGCGTGGCAGCATTCCATCGACGAAGCCCGCGCGCTTGAGCTCGGCACCGGGGCTGCGGCGACCGCCATTGATGGCGCCATCGCGACGCTGAAAGCAAAGTACGACGACACGATCCTGATCGGCGGCCCGCCCTGTCAGGCCTATTCCCTGGTGGGGCGTGTCCGTTCCAGAGGCAAGGTCGGCTACGTCCCGGAGGAGGATGCGCGGCACTACCTCTTTCGCGAGTACATCCGGGTCCTCGACAAGCTTCGCCCGGCCGCCTTCGCTATGGAAAACGTCAAGGGCATGCTTTCGTCGACCGTCGAGAGCCGGCTTGTCTTCGAGATGCTGATGGAGGATCTGTCCTCGCTCGGCACGGGTCACGCTCATCACTACGAACTTCGTGCCGTCCGGGTCGAGGATGGCAAGGCCAGCCTGCAGGAAGCGTCACAGCCCTCGGACTTCATCGTGCGCTCCGAGGCGTTCGGAGTCCCCCAGCGTCGCCACAGGGTGATCATCGTCGGCATCCGTTCGGACCTCGCAGGACGGGCTAGCGATGCCCAGATCGCTGTGTCGGGTAGAGTGCGGACCGTCCGCGATGTCATCGAAACGATGCCAACCTTGCGGAGCGGCATCAGCCGCGGGCTCGACGACGCGGCCGCTTGGCGGGAAGAAGTCCTCGGCGCCGCGAGCATGCTGGCCGGCATTTCCAAGGGGAAGGACGACCAGGCGCTCCGTGAGGCATTCCTGAGCGTTTCGGAGCGAGTGAAGGAAAACCCGCCTATCGTTCGGGCTGCGTCACGGTTGCCAGACGGCTACGGCACTTCAAACGATGAGTTGCTGCAGTGGATCGAGCGACCGGAACTTCGCGCGATCGCTCAGCACGAGACGCGCGGGCACATGGCGTCGGACCTAGGCCGCTACCTGTGTGCTGCCGTGTTCGGGACCGTCCACGGCTACAGCCCGAAGGCCGCCGATTTCCCTCTGGTGCTCAGCCCCGATCACCGGAACTGGCACAGCGGTGTGTTCAATGACCGCTTCCGGGTTCAGCTGGCGGACGAGGCATCGACCACGGTTACGAGCCACATCTCGAAGGATGGCCACTACTTCATTCACCCCGATCCCATCCAGTGCCGGAGCCTGACGGTTCGCGAAGCTGCTCGTCTGCAGACCTTTCCCGACGATTACCTGTTCCTCGGCAACCGCACGCAGCAGTATGTCCAGGTCGGAAACGCTGTGCCGCCGCTCCTGGCACGTCAGATCGCAGCGGTTGTGCACGCCACGCTTCAAAAAACCAGCACCCAGCGAACGCAGACGTTCGTTTCAGCGAACGATTGA
- a CDS encoding Z1 domain-containing protein has translation MSLSSLLKDLRVQSGQSLQQVAEKVGSSKAYLSELERGVAKNPGIDVLKALAHNYGVSVATLIGEADAAPLPPPVAGQVEAWVGNIRKEQAAGLDLETAANEARASFERLLGPLDPQHEANWKAAVSELEAAFERKIEYLGNYSLRKPRRPHWYDGPRAGDLHWPKLEAFLLSRKGWSKETVASIDATSTEVVSLLENPAQSEFRGRGLVVGYVQSGKTANMEAVIAKAVDAGYRFVIILTGMTNSLRTQTQDRIESDLVERNKYGWHSHTTSDSDFRKPASKWFSIMDPVQIAAVKKNVAPLEALLGTIEKTPPTHRARMPVLIVDDECDQAGVNSTGSQYNMTAINALIRKILAALPKVQYVGYTATPFANVLINPEKPTGGLDDLYPEDFITSLPKPEGYFGPESLFGRDPIDADDEKPEESGLDMIRGVDDAEVALVRPPSAKDRFTFEPGIPKSLDKALSYFVLATAARYVRGQSRQHSSMLVHTTVYTHPHHALADKIAAWQKGLAKKISKGDEKTFDRLEKLWLEEVAKVDAGRFGLAPTSFSALKPELEKVLDDIAIVVENSDSETRLDYASGPKKYIVVGGSVLARGLTIEGLVVSYFVRSSNQYDTLLQMGRWFGYRPGYEDLPRIWMTDDLRTSFRDLATVEAEIRADIQQYRKREVTPADFSIRVRRIPGLAITAAKKMYAAKACDVSFSGEHIQTIRFPHRDEDFLRHNWEAAAELVDAAASQGIKPARRGRLIEGVSFDLAMKFLETYRSDQRDLISGKLLEYIRLEASRADQPYETWNIAIVETGGTRRSVEPLGAFGNVGLVNRARLKGLTRDGLADIKALMSRDDVLMDVTGSPDDRSWDSVKEFRQALVGDRIPLLLLYAIDEASVPRSEKLREPLGAVRDMLGIGLVLPERGAKTSYVRVPINQDDGDEEDVQADIDGDAGQAAK, from the coding sequence ATGTCGCTCTCATCCCTTCTTAAGGACCTGCGCGTCCAATCGGGCCAATCTCTCCAGCAGGTCGCCGAAAAGGTCGGTTCGTCCAAGGCCTACCTGTCCGAGCTCGAACGCGGCGTGGCGAAGAACCCGGGCATCGACGTGCTGAAGGCGCTCGCCCACAACTACGGCGTTTCCGTTGCGACGCTGATTGGCGAAGCTGACGCGGCGCCGTTGCCACCGCCCGTGGCCGGTCAGGTCGAGGCATGGGTCGGCAACATCCGGAAGGAGCAGGCTGCCGGGCTGGATCTCGAAACCGCGGCAAACGAGGCCCGCGCGTCCTTCGAGCGACTTCTTGGCCCGCTCGACCCGCAGCACGAGGCGAACTGGAAGGCGGCTGTCAGCGAGCTTGAAGCCGCTTTCGAGCGGAAGATCGAGTATCTTGGCAACTATTCGCTCCGCAAGCCGCGACGGCCGCACTGGTATGACGGTCCGCGCGCGGGCGATCTGCACTGGCCGAAGCTCGAGGCCTTCCTGCTGTCTCGCAAGGGCTGGTCGAAGGAGACCGTTGCGAGCATCGACGCAACATCGACCGAGGTAGTCTCGCTTCTCGAAAATCCTGCCCAGAGCGAGTTCCGGGGTCGAGGACTGGTGGTCGGCTATGTTCAGAGTGGGAAGACTGCCAACATGGAGGCGGTCATCGCCAAGGCGGTCGATGCCGGGTACCGCTTCGTGATCATCCTGACTGGCATGACAAATTCGCTGCGAACGCAGACTCAGGATCGCATCGAATCCGATCTGGTCGAGCGCAACAAGTACGGGTGGCACAGCCACACCACAAGCGACTCCGACTTCCGGAAGCCGGCGAGTAAGTGGTTTTCGATTATGGACCCGGTGCAGATCGCTGCCGTGAAGAAGAATGTGGCGCCACTTGAAGCGCTTCTCGGCACGATCGAGAAGACGCCGCCAACGCACCGCGCGCGCATGCCTGTGCTTATTGTAGATGACGAATGCGATCAGGCCGGCGTCAATTCGACCGGCAGTCAGTACAACATGACGGCGATCAACGCGCTCATCCGCAAGATTCTCGCGGCACTGCCGAAGGTCCAATACGTCGGATACACGGCGACGCCCTTTGCAAACGTGCTGATCAACCCGGAGAAGCCGACCGGCGGCCTGGACGACCTATATCCCGAGGACTTCATCACGAGCCTGCCAAAGCCCGAAGGCTATTTCGGTCCGGAGAGCCTGTTCGGGCGCGACCCGATCGATGCCGATGACGAGAAACCGGAGGAGTCCGGACTCGACATGATCCGTGGGGTCGATGACGCCGAGGTAGCCCTCGTCCGTCCACCGTCAGCAAAGGACCGGTTCACCTTTGAGCCCGGCATCCCGAAATCGCTCGACAAGGCGCTTTCCTACTTCGTGCTTGCAACCGCCGCCCGCTATGTACGTGGGCAGTCGCGCCAGCACAGTTCGATGCTGGTGCACACGACGGTCTACACGCACCCGCATCACGCGCTTGCCGACAAGATCGCGGCCTGGCAGAAAGGGCTCGCCAAGAAGATCTCGAAGGGCGACGAGAAGACGTTCGATCGACTTGAGAAGCTCTGGCTCGAAGAGGTGGCCAAGGTCGATGCGGGTCGCTTCGGCCTTGCGCCGACATCGTTCAGCGCGCTGAAGCCTGAGCTCGAGAAGGTCCTCGATGACATCGCGATCGTGGTCGAGAACAGCGACAGCGAGACGCGGCTCGACTACGCGTCGGGGCCGAAGAAGTACATCGTGGTCGGCGGCTCGGTGCTCGCGCGTGGTCTCACAATTGAGGGGCTGGTCGTCAGCTACTTCGTGCGCTCATCGAACCAGTACGACACCCTCCTTCAGATGGGCCGATGGTTCGGATATCGGCCCGGTTACGAGGACCTCCCGCGGATCTGGATGACCGACGACCTGCGGACATCGTTCCGCGATCTGGCGACGGTCGAGGCCGAGATCCGGGCCGACATTCAGCAGTACCGCAAACGCGAGGTGACACCGGCGGATTTCTCGATCCGGGTGCGACGCATTCCTGGATTGGCCATCACCGCTGCCAAGAAGATGTATGCGGCCAAGGCATGCGACGTGAGCTTCTCGGGAGAGCACATCCAGACCATACGCTTCCCGCACCGTGACGAGGACTTTCTTCGGCACAACTGGGAGGCTGCGGCCGAGCTGGTCGATGCGGCAGCGAGCCAAGGTATCAAGCCTGCGCGGCGCGGCCGTCTGATCGAAGGCGTATCCTTCGATCTCGCCATGAAGTTTCTGGAGACTTACAGAAGTGACCAGCGCGATCTGATCTCGGGAAAGCTGTTGGAATACATCCGGCTCGAGGCGAGTCGGGCCGATCAGCCGTACGAAACCTGGAACATCGCGATCGTCGAAACAGGCGGAACCCGCCGCTCCGTTGAGCCGCTTGGTGCCTTCGGCAATGTCGGCCTCGTCAATCGGGCACGCCTCAAGGGACTGACACGCGACGGTCTCGCCGACATCAAGGCTCTGATGTCGCGGGACGACGTGCTTATGGACGTCACCGGCTCGCCCGATGACAGGTCTTGGGACAGCGTTAAGGAATTCCGTCAGGCGCTGGTCGGTGACCGGATTCCACTGCTGCTCCTTTACGCAATCGATGAGGCGTCGGTACCGAGGTCTGAGAAGCTGCGCGAACCGCTCGGCGCGGTGCGCGACATGCTGGGAATTGGCCTCGTTCTGCCAGAGCGGGGCGCAAAGACAAGTTATGTCCGCGTCCCGATCAACCAGGACGACGGCGACGAGGAGGACGTTCAGGCAGACATCGACGGCGATGCCGGACAGGCTGCGAAATGA
- a CDS encoding DUF2793 domain-containing protein: MSDATTHLLLPYILAAQAQKHVTHNEALRILDGLVQLSVLDRDLAAPPASPADGDRYIVGSGATGDWAGWDLNVALWTDGAWLRLPPRTGWRAWVEDERLLLVYDGTGWIGTTPTALQNMALLGMGTTADASNPFSAKLNAALWTAKTVAEGGTGDLFYTMNKEAAADDLGLTLQTGFVTKALVGLFGSDRFRLAVSADGSTFFDGLSVDNATGTVDQPRLPRFKAYTNYDNYVGVGTWTKIGLNNTDYNDQGAFDAANNHFVAPVDGTYLFGATLLYKVNASTTARMRGRLVLNGTTEIRGSLGEISATHVSLATAIWLQTMVPLTAGDTVELQGYFRVADGYFAADHTSFWGCKIG; encoded by the coding sequence ATGTCCGACGCCACGACCCATCTCCTGCTACCCTACATCCTGGCGGCGCAGGCCCAGAAGCATGTCACCCACAACGAGGCGCTGCGGATCCTCGACGGGCTCGTGCAGCTCTCCGTTCTCGACCGCGATCTGGCAGCACCCCCGGCGAGCCCCGCCGACGGCGACCGCTACATCGTCGGCTCGGGCGCGACGGGTGACTGGGCGGGCTGGGACCTGAATGTGGCGCTCTGGACGGACGGGGCGTGGCTACGTCTGCCGCCACGCACCGGCTGGCGCGCGTGGGTCGAGGACGAGCGCCTGCTGCTGGTCTACGACGGCACAGGCTGGATCGGAACGACACCCACGGCGCTGCAGAACATGGCGCTGCTCGGGATGGGGACGACGGCGGATGCATCGAACCCGTTCTCGGCCAAGCTCAACGCCGCGCTCTGGACCGCGAAGACCGTGGCCGAAGGCGGGACCGGTGATCTCTTCTACACCATGAACAAGGAGGCTGCGGCCGACGACCTAGGCCTCACGCTGCAGACCGGCTTCGTGACCAAGGCGCTGGTGGGCCTGTTCGGCTCCGACCGCTTCCGCCTTGCTGTCTCCGCCGACGGCAGCACCTTCTTCGACGGGCTGAGCGTAGACAACGCCACCGGCACCGTCGACCAGCCCCGCCTGCCGCGCTTCAAGGCCTACACCAACTACGACAACTATGTCGGCGTCGGGACCTGGACCAAGATCGGCCTCAACAATACCGACTACAACGATCAAGGGGCCTTCGACGCCGCGAACAACCACTTCGTCGCGCCCGTGGACGGCACCTACCTGTTCGGCGCGACGCTGCTCTACAAGGTCAACGCCAGTACCACCGCCCGCATGCGCGGGAGGCTCGTGCTGAACGGCACCACCGAAATCCGCGGCTCCCTCGGCGAAATCTCCGCCACCCATGTCTCGCTCGCCACCGCGATCTGGCTGCAGACCATGGTGCCGCTGACTGCGGGCGATACCGTCGAGCTGCAAGGGTATTTCCGGGTCGCGGACGGCTACTTCGCCGCCGATCACACGTCCTTCTGGGGCTGCAAGATTGGCTGA
- the istA gene encoding IS21 family transposase, whose amino-acid sequence MTDRLQHSQRVAAARAGFSERTARRIDADPRLPSQRPAPRGRTVPDPLEAVWEPVLLPILARDPAVQAVTLLRHLQMSDPEAFPDDRVRRTLERRVRDWRALNGPERDVIFRQTPEPGRMALSDFTDANELCVTIAGQPLEQRLYHFVLAYSGWEHAAVVLGGESFPALAENLQNALWTLGGVPHEHRTDSLSAAYRNLDTEAAADVTSRYQAFCAHYGMLASRNNPGEAHENGSVEAHNNHLKVALDQALILRGSRDFADLASWRRFVDELVARRNRRRESAVRIEMAALRPLPARRTTDFTEVVARVTKTGGFLVHQVFYSAPSQLIGKRLRVHVYDDRIEAFLGATPVVTHPRRRGRDDGARVHCVNYRPVIHALRRKPQALAGSVYRDGLFPRSEYAEAWVALSAALPRRDACRRMVDLLWLAHAEGCEAELAALIAHTLGHGELPEAHALRSKLEPRRRELPDDTPVNLTDLARFDELLEARA is encoded by the coding sequence ATGACCGACCGTCTCCAGCACAGCCAGCGTGTCGCCGCCGCCCGCGCCGGCTTCAGCGAGCGCACCGCCCGCCGCATCGATGCCGATCCGCGCCTTCCCTCGCAACGTCCGGCCCCCCGGGGCCGCACCGTGCCCGACCCGCTCGAGGCGGTGTGGGAGCCGGTGCTGCTGCCGATCCTCGCGCGTGATCCGGCCGTTCAGGCCGTGACCCTGCTGCGGCACCTTCAGATGAGCGACCCGGAGGCTTTCCCGGACGACCGCGTGCGCCGGACGCTCGAGCGGCGCGTCCGCGACTGGCGTGCCCTGAACGGCCCCGAGCGCGACGTGATCTTCCGTCAGACGCCCGAGCCCGGCCGGATGGCCCTGTCGGACTTCACCGATGCGAACGAACTCTGCGTGACGATCGCGGGGCAGCCGCTGGAGCAGCGCCTCTACCACTTCGTCCTGGCCTACAGCGGCTGGGAACATGCCGCCGTGGTGCTGGGCGGCGAGAGCTTCCCGGCGCTGGCCGAGAACCTCCAGAACGCACTCTGGACCCTTGGCGGCGTCCCGCACGAGCACCGAACCGACAGCCTGTCCGCAGCTTACCGGAACCTCGACACCGAAGCGGCGGCCGATGTCACCAGCCGCTATCAGGCGTTCTGCGCCCACTACGGCATGCTCGCCAGCCGCAACAACCCGGGCGAGGCGCACGAGAACGGATCGGTCGAGGCCCACAACAACCACCTGAAGGTCGCCCTCGACCAGGCCCTGATCCTGCGTGGCTCCCGCGACTTCGCCGATCTCGCCAGCTGGCGCCGCTTCGTCGATGAACTGGTCGCCCGACGCAACCGCCGGCGCGAGTCCGCGGTGCGCATCGAGATGGCGGCGCTCAGGCCGCTGCCGGCCCGGCGCACCACAGACTTCACCGAAGTGGTCGCGCGGGTCACGAAGACCGGGGGCTTTCTGGTCCACCAGGTCTTCTACTCGGCACCCTCGCAGCTGATCGGCAAGCGCCTGCGGGTCCATGTCTACGACGACCGGATCGAGGCCTTTCTCGGAGCGACCCCTGTCGTCACGCACCCCCGCCGTCGCGGCCGCGATGACGGCGCCCGCGTCCACTGCGTCAACTATCGCCCTGTCATCCACGCCCTGCGCCGCAAGCCGCAGGCGCTGGCCGGTTCCGTTTACCGCGACGGCCTGTTCCCGCGATCGGAATACGCCGAGGCCTGGGTTGCGTTGTCCGCCGCCTTGCCGCGCCGCGACGCCTGCCGTCGCATGGTCGATCTGCTGTGGCTTGCCCATGCGGAGGGCTGCGAGGCTGAACTGGCCGCGCTGATTGCCCACACCCTCGGTCATGGCGAATTGCCCGAAGCCCATGCGCTAAGGAGCAAGCTGGAGCCGCGTCGGCGCGAGCTGCCCGACGACACGCCCGTCAACCTCACCGATCTGGCCCGCTTCGACGAGCTGCTGGAGGCGCGCGCATGA